A stretch of Mucilaginibacter terrae DNA encodes these proteins:
- a CDS encoding tetratricopeptide repeat-containing sensor histidine kinase: MKRAVIFTLLSFALWACTKPHSVVKNRQNLYFDKAERLLNEQKSDSAFYYFEKSASTSKDSLSVAMAYNYMASIQSDAGDIYGAQESLTTSLKYLDERKKENRYCLSSNYNELGMTSSRLGNFDSALSYLDSAIKYTDEQTYRYTFLNNKANVYRRKGSYKQALRIYRSILNVTEKGGKYYARLLSNMTYTQWLDNTAYPAAGGLRYALQLRQQLKDHWGENASYGHLSDFYSATKADSALIFAKAMYTIAKELHSPDDQLSALEKLIHLSPGDKSKGYFDKFNRLNDSLQTARNAAKNQFALIRYQSEKHKADNLRLMQENTKKEDEIFRQRLYLAIGLILLIGTTIWFRNRRQRLLLEADNRIRHYRLNLMQKVHDVVANGIYRVMNEVDYSDNLDKGYIVSQLDEMYEQSRKISQDEDINVQEDFSDKLERLANAFKSSDIKLAFSGNEPELWAKVNHRVKRQLEIVVQELLVNMAKHSHASQAIIDFEQIRDDLVMKYRDNGVGFPTDIHKGKGLQNTENRINAIGGHLTFEAHEQRGARIQIVTPIQ, encoded by the coding sequence TTGAAAAGAGCGGTCATCTTTACCCTACTTAGTTTTGCCTTATGGGCCTGTACCAAGCCACATTCTGTTGTAAAGAACAGACAAAATCTATATTTCGATAAAGCCGAACGTTTACTTAATGAACAAAAAAGTGACTCGGCATTTTATTATTTCGAAAAATCAGCAAGCACTTCGAAGGATAGCCTCTCCGTTGCCATGGCATATAATTACATGGCATCCATTCAATCTGATGCTGGCGACATCTACGGCGCTCAGGAAAGTTTAACGACCTCATTGAAATATCTTGATGAACGCAAAAAGGAAAATCGATACTGCCTTTCATCAAACTACAATGAACTGGGGATGACCAGTTCAAGACTTGGAAATTTTGATTCCGCATTAAGTTACCTGGATTCAGCGATCAAGTATACGGATGAACAAACATACAGATATACCTTTCTTAACAACAAGGCAAATGTTTATCGCCGAAAAGGATCATATAAACAGGCACTCAGGATTTATCGCTCAATATTAAACGTAACTGAAAAAGGTGGAAAATATTATGCCAGATTATTATCCAATATGACTTACACGCAATGGCTGGACAACACTGCTTATCCTGCAGCCGGTGGCTTGCGCTACGCGTTACAACTCCGGCAACAGTTGAAAGATCACTGGGGTGAAAATGCTAGTTATGGCCATCTGTCTGACTTCTATAGCGCAACAAAAGCTGATTCGGCCCTGATTTTTGCTAAAGCAATGTATACAATTGCAAAAGAACTGCATAGTCCGGATGATCAACTTAGCGCGCTTGAAAAGCTTATTCACCTAAGTCCGGGAGACAAATCAAAGGGTTACTTTGATAAATTTAATCGACTGAACGACAGCTTACAAACCGCACGAAACGCAGCCAAAAATCAATTTGCACTTATCCGCTATCAATCTGAAAAGCACAAAGCTGACAATTTGCGTTTGATGCAGGAAAATACAAAAAAGGAAGATGAGATTTTCCGACAGCGTCTTTATCTGGCAATTGGCCTCATCTTATTGATCGGTACGACAATTTGGTTTCGTAACCGTCGTCAACGTCTGTTATTGGAGGCTGATAATCGAATTCGTCATTACAGACTTAATTTAATGCAAAAAGTCCACGATGTGGTAGCTAACGGTATTTATCGGGTGATGAACGAAGTAGACTACAGCGATAACCTGGATAAAGGTTATATCGTTAGTCAACTGGACGAGATGTATGAACAATCACGTAAGATCAGTCAGGATGAAGATATAAATGTGCAAGAAGACTTTAGTGATAAATTGGAACGCCTGGCAAATGCCTTCAAAAGCAGCGATATAAAACTGGCTTTTTCCGGTAACGAGCCGGAGCTTTGGGCAAAGGTGAACCATAGAGTTAAACGTCAGCTGGAAATCGTTGTACAGGAGCTTTTGGTTAACATGGCCAAGCACAGCCATGCCTCACAAGCCATTATTGATTTTGAACAGATTCGTGATGACCTTGTTATGAAATATCGGGATAACGGAGTTGGATTTCCTACAGATATTCATAAAGGAAAAGGCCTTCAAAATACGGAAAACCGTATCAATGCTATCGGTGGTCATCTTACCTTTGAAGCTCACGAACAGCGGGGCGCTCGTATCCAAATCGTGACCCCAATTCAATAA
- a CDS encoding response regulator, protein MFERIIIAEDQEIYNNSLRKTLEDMGIPKPDYAFYCDLTLAKIRKALSDNRPYDLLVTDLYFEPDESARQLPDGAALIKLAKSLQPTLKTLVFSAESRPGIIRPLFDDLHIDGYVRKARGDAGVLKDALERIARHDRYYPKELRSAAAQQNMHSFTNYDKTIVRLLAEGTPLKNIPDYLAKNNMQPAGKSSMEKRLNHIKSAMNFTNNEQLVLFCREMGLI, encoded by the coding sequence ATGTTTGAACGTATTATCATTGCGGAAGATCAAGAGATCTACAACAATTCACTGCGGAAGACGCTTGAAGACATGGGTATTCCTAAACCGGATTATGCATTTTATTGTGACCTGACCTTGGCAAAAATTCGGAAAGCCCTTTCCGATAATAGGCCTTATGACTTATTGGTTACTGACCTTTATTTTGAACCTGATGAAAGTGCCCGTCAGCTTCCTGATGGTGCGGCACTAATTAAGCTGGCCAAAAGCTTGCAGCCCACCTTGAAGACACTGGTCTTTTCAGCAGAAAGTCGGCCGGGAATCATCCGGCCATTGTTTGATGATTTGCATATTGACGGTTACGTTCGTAAGGCGCGGGGAGATGCAGGTGTTCTTAAGGACGCCCTGGAGCGCATTGCCAGGCATGATCGGTATTATCCTAAGGAACTTCGCAGCGCTGCTGCCCAACAAAACATGCATTCCTTTACCAATTATGACAAAACCATCGTTCGTTTACTTGCTGAAGGAACGCCGCTTAAGAATATCCCCGATTACCTGGCCAAAAACAATATGCAGCCTGCCGGGAAAAGTAGCATGGAGAAACGCTTGAATCATATCAAGTCGGCCATGAATTTTACAAATAATGAGCAACTCGTGCTATTTTGCAGGGAAATGGGGCTGATATAA
- a CDS encoding phospholipase D-like domain-containing protein yields the protein MANHNEQYSSKAYQMTDTIDQQVIDDNKEIFATILLELRKAEFEILIATAWFTDDELFAVLLDKVAQGVHIEVIVADNQENEKLDFQLLVAKGALVKKIKNVGYGIMNQKFCVIDKRLALHGSYNWTVNAKKNNHESIIITNHQETVESLIRNFSNIKKRIIEIEGGGVTEELPERPKPITIAPPQKAGTEFEKVLDAMIAAEVGSFDRKLLRAQGYERCQSNQGNHQVLYKAFDTVYSVFINDIDVIDDKKKRLIARIEEHRIRTTDLLNQTSQLHLEHLEHDHRLTQSKLQGQRTNLSAEIEIANKSVDHINNEKIPDIEKKKAVLEEEIRIIERDTITPKVKWFEVIPTGIFCLALLVYLFVFYSSAAYILLFSVADANEAKMAGSTIGTSVQVFNPLAVGKAFRKGGTAPSFIFLFVFIPLAFAVMDAFVKERWKQIASIFFGIFVLDVAVAFKVAEAVHEVNYLSGNTLEKWHSSLAFTDTNFYLVFVFGAFGLLLFKVVFKKLMEAFEDRNPDTIKQRQLLVIKQLQQELNAHDADISTLKNEASALQTQVIQLKAEDKHTEHELAELPINLNREVQRNKEKLSIDINTIEKTAAVYVVHVQSDNLPISVDALKDRINVFLEGWNDYLFGELAVSRATVKSMEAFEIAMKWQQEKLQLTKLDKRVKFNTSE from the coding sequence GTGGCCAATCATAATGAACAATATTCAAGTAAAGCTTATCAGATGACAGACACAATTGACCAACAGGTTATTGACGACAACAAAGAAATTTTCGCTACTATCCTCCTTGAACTACGGAAGGCAGAGTTTGAAATACTAATTGCGACTGCGTGGTTCACCGATGATGAACTTTTTGCAGTTCTACTTGACAAAGTAGCACAGGGTGTTCATATTGAAGTGATTGTTGCTGACAATCAGGAAAATGAAAAGCTCGACTTTCAACTTTTAGTTGCCAAAGGCGCTTTAGTGAAAAAGATTAAAAATGTTGGTTATGGGATCATGAATCAAAAGTTCTGCGTGATCGACAAACGGCTCGCTTTGCATGGTTCTTACAACTGGACAGTCAACGCTAAGAAGAACAACCACGAAAGCATTATCATTACCAATCACCAGGAAACCGTAGAGTCGTTAATCAGAAATTTCAGCAACATCAAGAAGAGAATTATCGAGATTGAAGGCGGTGGCGTTACGGAAGAGCTGCCTGAACGACCAAAGCCAATTACTATAGCGCCACCCCAAAAAGCCGGTACTGAATTTGAGAAAGTACTTGACGCCATGATCGCCGCTGAGGTAGGCAGTTTTGACCGCAAGCTGTTGAGAGCACAAGGTTACGAGCGCTGTCAGTCAAATCAAGGCAACCATCAGGTACTTTATAAAGCATTTGACACGGTATATTCTGTATTCATCAATGATATAGACGTTATAGATGATAAAAAGAAACGTCTGATTGCCCGAATTGAGGAGCATCGCATTCGTACAACAGATCTGTTGAACCAAACGAGCCAGTTGCACCTTGAACATTTGGAGCACGACCATCGATTAACCCAATCAAAACTCCAGGGCCAGCGAACTAATCTGTCCGCTGAGATCGAAATTGCTAATAAATCAGTGGATCACATCAATAATGAGAAAATCCCGGATATTGAAAAAAAGAAAGCAGTCCTCGAAGAAGAGATCAGGATTATTGAACGGGATACAATCACACCAAAAGTAAAATGGTTTGAAGTGATCCCAACGGGAATTTTTTGCCTGGCTTTGCTTGTCTATTTATTTGTTTTTTACTCGTCTGCGGCCTACATATTATTATTTAGCGTAGCGGATGCTAACGAAGCAAAAATGGCTGGCTCGACGATTGGGACTTCGGTGCAGGTTTTCAATCCACTAGCGGTAGGAAAAGCATTTCGAAAGGGCGGTACTGCACCCTCCTTCATCTTTTTGTTTGTTTTTATCCCACTTGCATTTGCAGTAATGGATGCGTTTGTAAAAGAAAGGTGGAAACAAATAGCCTCTATTTTCTTCGGTATTTTTGTTCTCGATGTGGCCGTCGCGTTCAAAGTTGCCGAAGCTGTCCATGAAGTGAACTACCTGAGTGGTAACACCCTCGAAAAATGGCACAGTAGCTTGGCTTTCACCGATACGAATTTTTATCTGGTTTTCGTCTTCGGAGCGTTTGGGCTGTTACTTTTTAAAGTTGTTTTTAAGAAGTTGATGGAAGCTTTTGAAGACCGCAATCCCGACACGATCAAACAGCGCCAATTACTTGTAATTAAGCAGTTACAACAAGAATTAAATGCGCATGATGCTGACATTTCAACTTTGAAGAATGAAGCGTCTGCGCTGCAAACACAAGTGATTCAACTAAAAGCTGAAGATAAACATACCGAACATGAACTGGCCGAGTTACCGATCAACTTGAACCGTGAAGTTCAACGCAACAAAGAAAAGTTGTCCATCGATATCAACACCATTGAAAAAACAGCCGCTGTCTATGTAGTTCACGTTCAATCCGACAATCTGCCGATCTCAGTTGATGCATTGAAAGACCGTATCAATGTATTTCTGGAAGGTTGGAATGATTACCTGTTTGGAGAGCTCGCTGTTTCAAGAGCTACAGTCAAGTCCATGGAAGCGTTTGAAATAGCGATGAAATGGCAGCAGGAAAAACTTCAATTAACTAAATTAGATAAACGCGTAAAATTTAATACCAGTGAGTAA
- a CDS encoding UvrD-helicase domain-containing protein yields MPNSKIVIKVIRFILLIASVIGIYWLIKEWLLRRAFKKKLSAIIDQVRDANASFTTITNFEQYFCYADELRFLEINTLTRKAIVNNYAALGLDDETVKLLQQFCDNFDNCAVRRKDYNDEFVRHEQVKFGDFFARLEAYPLSSDQTEAIIRDEDNNLVLAGAGTGKTTTISGKVAYLLEKGLARPEELLIISFTNNAAKEMQERTARFCRHIDAAKDLEVRTFNSYGFLVCRSCSNQEIRVAFDDAEQAKQFLQEKFNELFTEDASFKRKAVNYLAFFNRPLKEESDFENRNDYLNYEQGFKNTTLDGKKVKSHQELQIANFFCLFNINYEYERHYPLEIEDRNPAFGIYQPDFYLPDYQIWHEHYGISKNGDVPKSFTTRPPYATAREYYHAGMAWKDSIHEKYNTQLIKSFAHEAAEGKLISNLKHKLAEKGVDMRERSGDELMSLIKQSPDYEDFINFIYVFLTLMKSCGKSPDELSPNRGDKRFRVFLDLIRPLYHAYEHHLNNIPAVDFNDMIIHATQHFKNGAFKKSYKYILIDEFQDMSLGRYELLKAIRSQNPGIKIYAVGDDWQSIFRFTGSDLSIITQFKQHFGVTSQSAVLQTYRFNDQILKVSSEFIQKNSNQIAKQLTAFHSAPLGHSSFEFVKYHNGAKRKQVLVDTLEAIRSEQSNATVFLIGRYKSNAPKELHTLIQQFAGLDIKFYTAHGVKGMTCDYAVLLDLNSGILGFPSEMADDPMLNYLLQEGDNFENAEERRVFYVAITRARYKNFLMYNENQASKFIIELQASGSSNVRCPDCSGPMTKRSGPHSEFYGCLHYPKCKGKIPLNKVGISVNDVQINRSLVG; encoded by the coding sequence ATGCCCAACAGTAAGATCGTCATTAAAGTCATCCGATTTATCTTGCTTATAGCGTCGGTAATCGGAATTTATTGGCTGATAAAAGAATGGTTATTAAGAAGAGCTTTCAAAAAGAAATTATCGGCAATCATCGATCAGGTCAGGGATGCCAATGCTTCGTTTACAACTATCACCAACTTCGAGCAGTACTTCTGTTATGCGGACGAGCTTCGGTTTTTGGAGATTAATACGCTAACGCGTAAAGCAATAGTAAATAATTATGCCGCTTTGGGTTTGGACGACGAGACGGTAAAACTTCTTCAGCAATTTTGTGACAATTTCGATAATTGCGCGGTCAGGCGTAAAGACTACAACGATGAGTTTGTCCGGCATGAACAAGTAAAATTTGGAGATTTCTTTGCAAGACTGGAAGCCTATCCCTTGTCTTCTGACCAGACCGAAGCAATCATCCGTGATGAAGACAATAATCTTGTTCTCGCCGGCGCAGGCACGGGAAAGACAACAACGATTTCTGGTAAAGTGGCTTATTTGCTGGAAAAAGGATTGGCAAGACCGGAAGAATTATTGATCATTTCGTTTACTAATAATGCCGCAAAGGAAATGCAGGAAAGAACCGCAAGATTTTGTCGGCATATTGACGCTGCCAAAGATTTAGAAGTTCGCACTTTCAATAGCTATGGTTTTCTGGTATGTCGCAGTTGTTCTAACCAGGAGATACGGGTCGCTTTTGATGACGCTGAGCAAGCAAAGCAATTCCTACAGGAAAAATTCAATGAACTGTTCACAGAAGATGCCTCCTTTAAAAGAAAAGCGGTCAACTACCTGGCTTTCTTCAATCGGCCTCTTAAAGAGGAGTCAGACTTCGAGAACAGAAACGACTATTTAAATTATGAGCAAGGTTTCAAAAACACAACGCTAGACGGAAAGAAAGTTAAAAGCCATCAGGAATTGCAAATCGCAAATTTCTTTTGCCTTTTTAATATCAATTATGAATATGAACGCCACTATCCTCTGGAGATTGAGGATCGCAACCCTGCATTTGGCATCTACCAACCCGACTTTTATTTGCCTGATTACCAAATTTGGCATGAGCACTATGGCATCTCCAAGAATGGGGACGTGCCGAAGAGCTTTACAACCCGCCCGCCTTATGCGACGGCGCGAGAATACTACCATGCTGGGATGGCATGGAAGGATAGTATTCACGAAAAATACAATACCCAGTTGATCAAATCTTTTGCTCACGAAGCAGCTGAGGGCAAACTGATCAGTAATCTCAAACATAAATTGGCCGAAAAAGGCGTGGATATGCGTGAGCGCAGCGGGGATGAGCTCATGAGTCTTATTAAGCAATCTCCAGATTACGAGGATTTCATTAACTTCATCTATGTATTCTTGACTTTGATGAAATCCTGCGGAAAGTCACCGGATGAACTCTCACCTAATAGAGGAGACAAACGTTTTCGGGTTTTTCTTGATCTCATCAGACCTCTTTACCACGCTTACGAACACCACCTCAACAATATTCCCGCGGTAGATTTTAACGACATGATTATTCATGCAACTCAACATTTTAAAAATGGCGCATTTAAAAAGAGCTACAAATATATTTTGATAGACGAGTTTCAAGATATGTCCCTTGGTCGCTATGAGCTCCTAAAAGCAATACGTTCACAAAACCCCGGTATTAAAATTTATGCCGTTGGGGATGATTGGCAATCTATTTTCCGTTTTACCGGAAGTGACCTTTCCATCATTACTCAGTTTAAGCAGCATTTCGGTGTTACGAGCCAATCCGCTGTATTGCAGACTTATCGATTCAACGATCAGATCCTCAAGGTAAGCAGCGAGTTTATCCAGAAAAATTCTAACCAGATCGCCAAGCAGTTAACGGCCTTTCATTCGGCGCCTTTGGGTCATTCCAGTTTCGAATTTGTAAAGTACCACAATGGTGCTAAGAGAAAGCAGGTCTTAGTAGATACTCTGGAAGCAATCAGATCTGAACAATCCAATGCAACAGTATTCCTTATTGGCCGGTATAAATCTAACGCGCCAAAAGAACTGCACACATTAATTCAGCAATTTGCCGGCCTTGATATTAAATTTTACACCGCACACGGCGTGAAAGGTATGACTTGTGATTATGCAGTTCTACTGGATCTTAATTCCGGTATTCTCGGTTTCCCTTCTGAAATGGCTGATGATCCCATGCTTAACTATTTACTTCAGGAAGGCGATAATTTTGAAAACGCGGAAGAACGACGCGTTTTTTATGTGGCCATCACTAGGGCCCGGTATAAGAACTTTCTCATGTATAACGAAAACCAGGCTAGTAAGTTCATCATTGAACTACAAGCTTCAGGTAGTTCTAACGTGAGATGTCCCGATTGCAGTGGGCCGATGACCAAAAGATCCGGCCCCCACAGTGAATTTTACGGATGTTTACACTATCCAAAATGTAAAGGGAAAATCCCTTTAAACAAAGTTGGCATTTCAGTTAACGATGTTCAAATTAATAGAAGTTTAGTAGGGTAG
- a CDS encoding HNH endonuclease domain-containing protein, with amino-acid sequence MNHQTFRNINHILARDSKSTTYKFALLRGTIELIGENSPYIKIEDQRAHFPLGLLIEKWLLYYYPLVLVPQINGSAQLAFAETLRELVNYYNLRGGISAFYNDLKNKGIPADIQKVFLLLVKKIASTITQMPMKYIGTSIDGQHFGIYQYDRVKTRSVGAIDAEYLILNFGTFSIPQDYYEAFQLLGSFINGTDAILFKWAEFSVRASGQKLSVTDVLTEVMQSPVTARDIAESKTLYQSILQTEGKVRCVWSGVPVVRYDIDHIIPFSVWKNNDLWNLLPARPDLNNQKRDKIPSPNFIEQRRDEITHYWSLIRRHKMHRFEKELQISLLGYQTKNDWSKLAIEQLQKSCDYLITTRGFEAWTL; translated from the coding sequence ATGAACCATCAGACCTTTCGAAATATAAACCATATTTTAGCTCGGGACAGTAAGTCAACCACGTACAAATTTGCGCTATTAAGAGGTACAATAGAGCTGATTGGGGAAAACTCCCCTTATATAAAGATTGAAGATCAGCGGGCTCATTTCCCCTTGGGTTTACTCATTGAAAAATGGCTGTTATATTACTATCCATTGGTATTGGTGCCACAAATCAATGGTAGTGCCCAACTGGCCTTTGCAGAAACTTTGCGGGAACTGGTTAACTATTACAATCTACGGGGTGGCATTTCCGCCTTTTATAACGACCTCAAAAACAAAGGTATCCCAGCTGATATTCAAAAAGTGTTTTTATTACTTGTTAAGAAGATTGCAAGCACAATCACACAAATGCCGATGAAGTATATAGGCACATCTATAGATGGACAGCATTTTGGCATTTATCAATATGACCGGGTTAAAACTAGATCGGTAGGCGCAATTGATGCTGAATACCTGATTTTGAACTTCGGTACATTTTCTATACCGCAGGATTATTACGAAGCTTTTCAGTTGCTCGGAAGTTTTATTAATGGTACTGACGCTATCTTATTCAAGTGGGCTGAATTCTCGGTTCGCGCATCAGGCCAAAAGCTATCTGTAACAGATGTGCTTACAGAGGTAATGCAGAGCCCCGTGACCGCTCGCGACATTGCTGAATCTAAAACGCTTTACCAGAGTATTCTCCAAACAGAGGGAAAAGTTCGTTGCGTATGGTCAGGAGTTCCCGTAGTCCGATATGATATTGACCACATCATACCGTTTAGCGTTTGGAAAAACAATGACCTTTGGAATCTGCTGCCCGCTCGCCCTGACTTAAACAACCAGAAACGGGATAAAATCCCTAGTCCCAATTTTATTGAACAGCGTCGCGACGAAATAACGCATTACTGGAGCCTCATTCGGAGGCACAAAATGCACAGATTTGAAAAAGAGCTCCAGATTTCCCTGCTCGGCTATCAAACGAAGAATGATTGGTCCAAGCTTGCTATTGAGCAGCTACAGAAAAGCTGTGATTACCTGATCACAACAAGGGGGTTTGAAGCCTGGACCTTATGA
- a CDS encoding AAA family ATPase — MITKIDIGHFGLFKDYSWDTVISKDNTFKKMNIIYGRNYSGKTTLARIFKCFEDSLMHKDYLACQFKVTLNNGNIIAEKNLQDFAKHNQIRVYNTDFVRENLGWLYREDGTIRPFTILGAKNVELDKQITLINYQLGTIEAGKGLVFEYDKAQKALAAQKKTNSDKTDILDDKLRKRANDTIKVNNDLFLPTNAKKSYTITDIKADIDQIKSDVKKHILATATADELIKLLKEVAIDDVNPLTESQPKFADYYKECNDILQKKITPSTPIAELINDNLLQEWVRLGIDKHRDKRKTCGFCGNPLDKDLWKRLDEHFSKESEELRAALKGKIDQLELAKKGLTEFMTLKREQFYSTLQTRFDGTLKSWHTVSNAYQKKIDQLITELKIREKDIFRLRELPADISDLSDEVLATIKDFNQIITEHNKKTSSLATDQVRARKELRFSNIAQYISDIDYFNELKAIEQQDNKLNIVGGGLILQKQEIERLVEDKRVLETQAKDESKGAELINQHLTHFFGHNELKLTAQGESPNMKFIIQREGIDANNLSEGECSLISFCYFIAKIEDELKDELNSNKLIIYIDDPISSLDSNHIFFMFSLIESVIAGPKKYGQLFISTHNLDFLRYLKKLTFPKKDLKHFIIERRNKSNTLLRLAPEYLKNYITEFNYLFDQIYQCSLGDREIISHNYQYSFGNNMRKFLEAYLFYKYPSHKMTSEEKLRKYFDNDRVTINLINRVINEYSHIGEHFERGMEPIDMDEITKVSSLVLNRISTTDPDQYNALMDSVNQLV; from the coding sequence ATGATTACTAAAATCGACATCGGCCATTTCGGATTATTTAAGGATTACTCTTGGGATACCGTTATTTCTAAGGATAATACCTTTAAGAAAATGAATATTATTTATGGCCGTAACTATTCAGGCAAAACGACACTTGCCCGTATTTTCAAATGTTTTGAAGATAGTTTGATGCACAAAGATTACTTAGCATGTCAATTTAAGGTAACATTGAATAATGGCAATATTATAGCCGAAAAAAATCTCCAGGATTTTGCAAAACACAATCAAATAAGGGTCTATAATACCGATTTCGTCCGTGAAAATTTGGGTTGGCTTTATCGGGAGGATGGAACAATTAGGCCATTCACCATACTTGGTGCCAAAAACGTTGAACTTGACAAGCAAATTACCCTAATAAATTATCAGCTTGGCACAATTGAAGCTGGTAAGGGATTGGTGTTTGAGTATGATAAGGCTCAAAAAGCCTTGGCTGCACAAAAAAAAACTAATTCCGATAAGACGGACATTCTTGACGATAAACTTAGGAAACGTGCCAATGATACCATAAAAGTAAATAACGATTTATTTTTACCCACGAATGCAAAAAAGAGTTACACGATCACCGACATCAAGGCTGATATTGACCAGATTAAAAGTGATGTGAAAAAACATATCCTTGCCACAGCAACTGCGGATGAGCTCATTAAATTATTGAAAGAGGTCGCTATTGATGATGTAAACCCGCTTACGGAATCCCAACCTAAATTCGCTGATTATTATAAAGAATGTAATGATATACTTCAGAAAAAAATAACACCAAGCACGCCTATTGCCGAACTGATCAATGATAATTTATTACAGGAATGGGTTAGACTGGGTATTGATAAACATCGGGATAAGCGCAAAACATGCGGATTTTGCGGAAACCCTTTGGACAAAGATTTGTGGAAGAGGCTTGACGAGCACTTTAGTAAAGAGTCAGAGGAGCTTAGAGCCGCGCTTAAAGGCAAGATCGACCAGTTGGAACTGGCAAAAAAAGGGCTGACCGAGTTTATGACCTTAAAACGGGAACAGTTTTATTCTACGCTACAAACGCGTTTTGATGGCACGCTGAAAAGCTGGCATACTGTTAGTAACGCTTATCAAAAAAAAATCGACCAATTGATCACAGAATTGAAAATTCGTGAAAAAGATATTTTTAGATTACGCGAATTGCCAGCTGATATTTCAGACCTTTCTGATGAGGTATTGGCAACGATCAAAGATTTTAATCAAATTATCACCGAACATAACAAGAAGACCAGTTCACTTGCGACAGACCAGGTTAGAGCTCGGAAAGAATTAAGGTTTTCTAATATCGCACAATATATCTCCGACATAGATTATTTTAATGAACTGAAGGCGATTGAGCAGCAGGACAACAAACTGAATATTGTCGGAGGCGGCTTGATTCTGCAGAAGCAAGAAATTGAGCGACTTGTTGAAGATAAAAGGGTGTTAGAAACACAGGCTAAAGATGAGAGCAAAGGGGCAGAACTTATTAATCAGCATCTTACTCATTTTTTTGGGCATAATGAATTAAAACTCACTGCTCAAGGCGAATCTCCAAACATGAAATTTATTATTCAACGGGAAGGTATTGACGCGAACAATTTAAGTGAAGGTGAATGCAGCCTTATTTCATTTTGTTATTTTATTGCTAAAATAGAAGATGAGTTGAAAGATGAGCTCAATAGTAATAAGCTTATTATCTACATAGATGATCCTATTTCCAGCTTAGATAGCAATCATATCTTCTTTATGTTCAGTCTTATAGAAAGTGTTATTGCCGGGCCCAAAAAATATGGGCAATTATTTATCTCGACACACAATCTCGATTTTCTGAGATACCTAAAGAAGCTGACCTTTCCTAAAAAAGATCTCAAACATTTTATTATTGAGCGCAGGAATAAAAGTAATACGCTACTAAGACTGGCGCCTGAATACCTCAAAAACTACATAACGGAGTTTAATTACCTATTTGACCAGATTTATCAATGTTCATTGGGTGACCGCGAAATAATCAGCCATAATTATCAGTATAGTTTTGGCAATAATATGCGTAAATTTTTAGAAGCTTACCTGTTTTATAAGTATCCAAGCCACAAAATGACTTCAGAGGAAAAACTGAGAAAGTATTTTGACAATGATCGCGTGACCATCAACCTGATTAATCGTGTTATAAATGAGTATTCTCACATTGGCGAACACTTTGAGAGAGGAATGGAACCTATTGATATGGATGAAATTACTAAAGTTTCGAGTTTGGTGCTAAATAGGATAAGTACTACCGATCCGGATCAATATAATGCGCTAATGGACAGTGTCAATCAGCTGGTTTAA